The region TCGATCTATGCCAAAGAATTGATCACCGAGTTTGGCGTGCAGACTTTGATCCGCGTCGGATCCTGCGGCGCGGTGCGTGACGATGTTCAGCTGCGGGATCTGGTGATCGGCTTAGGTGCTAGTACGGATTCTAAGGTGAACCGCATGCGTTTTATGGATCATGACTTGGCCGCATTGGCGGACTTTGATCTAGTGAGTAATGCAGTAGCGGCGGCCAAAACCTGCCAAGTACCGGTTAAGGTGGGGAATTTATTTTCTGCAGATTTGTTTTATTCACCTCAGCCAGAACTGTTCGAGCTAATGAAACAATACGGGATCTTAGGCGTAGAGATGGAAGCGGCAGGTTTATATGGCGTGGCCGCCCAATACGGCGCCCGCGCCGTGACCTTATGTACGGTATCGGATCATATTCTGCGCAAAGAAGCGCTCAGCTCAATGGATCGACAAAATACCTTCAACGATATGATAGAAGTGGCGCTGGAGTCGGTGCTGTTGGGAAATGCAGTTTAGCGCGTCGGTGGAGGCAAGCCTGCTGCCTCTTTAGCTTCAGCCTAAATTAATGTTATGAGTGCAGAAAAATATCTAATCTACTCGTCCGTAGCTGCGGTCTGGATTAGTTCAAAAAATTCCGCTGAAGCGGAACTGCCGAATAAATTGGCAGGCTACAAAACAGCGTTAATTACGCATCGTGATTATCTTTGCGTGCGTTCTGTGTACTTGCGTGGCAAAAATTATTGAGACTTTTATGACGCGCGTTAGCGCCACAGGTTGTGTTGGGCGGTAGATAAAGGATTATTCGCGAGTTGCAGGAGTAAGAAGCCTAGCGGTTGCTCGTCTTAGTACAAGGGGCGAACATGAGTGAATGCGGGTATGTTATCCGCTACTGCTGCTGTTATTGCTTCGGGTTCGAGAGCTGGTGCTGCTGTCGCTCTGATTCCGCTTCTGCTACCTGAGATGTAGCCAATCAGTGCCCATATTCGCCGTATTACATTCCTACCGAAATGAGCCAAAGCTGCCCGATTGATGCTTATTTTTCACGAGTTGCCTAAAAATAAGCATCAATCCTTGGTTATGTAGCTGTTTCCAGCATATTTCATTACTGAAAAGGTCAAGCAACGTATATTTTTTCTTTAAGGGTCGTTATTGGCGCTTATTTAATATGGGTGGTTCGTTAGGACATATTAGGTTGTGCTTGTTGGGACTTGACAGGGATCCTTGAAGACAACTTAGTTTCGCTGGCATGAGGCTATTTCACGCTCACGAATATTCGGAAGGGCTCAGCCTCGATTGCGCGCATTAATTGGCCGACCCGAATCTCGTACTGCCGCGCCTGCGTAGTGAAAGAGATCTCTTCGCGTGCATCGGCAACGTCAAGGACGGTAACTACGGTGTTTACGCCCTCAAGCATCTGGATCTTAGCCTGCTGATTTGCGCCGGTACGCATGAGGTAGCAGAGCACATCATCTGGTGGTGCTTCGCCCTTAATTTCCACAGAGGTCGCGCCGTGCGCGAAGCGTATTTCAGTACATTCTTCAGTGGCATATGCCCCAAAGGACAGTATGCAGATGCCGAGCATTATGTTTGACAAGCTTCTCATGACATTTCTCCCACAAAGCGATGACCAAGCCGATTTCTTTCCTCATTATTGTAGGCAAACAATAACTGTGTGGGGATGGATGGGGCTAGAGAGATTGCTTGATAACGGAAGGCATTCCGATGGCTACAGAACGATTTATTGTGCAGCGGCTGCCTTGTCGTTCTGAGATGTCGACCATTTTGGAGGCATTGAATACTAACTCCAATTACAAAAATCACAGAAACAATAGCTTAAGTTGCATCACAAACGATGAGTGTCATTACATTAGAGTCGGTGGAGGCAAGCCTGCTGCCTCTTTAGCTTCAGCCCAATTAGCGTACTCAGTACTGAATGTCATCTACTCGAACGTAACCGTAGCCTTCATGAGCACCAAAAATTCCGCTGAGGCGGAACTGCCGAATAAATTGGCAGACTACAAAACAGCGTTAATTGCTAGTCGTGATTAACGGGCTCGGTGATAACGAATAGCTGCACAATTGAGAGTCGGGTACTGATTTAAAAAATTCGTTTTGATCTTTATTTTTCTGTGCCTTCCGTGGCACTAAGTCTTGAGTCTCTTAATGCTCGGCGCTGGCGCCAGTGTTGTATGCCCATGCCTAATAACAAGCCGAACACTAAGCACAAAGGGAATAACCAACTTAAATGATGCTCTAGCTGGCGCCACAGGCTGTGTTGGACGAGGGATAAAGGATTGCTGGCTAGTTGCAGTCGTAAGAAACCCAGCGGCTGGTCTTCTTGATATAAGGGACGCACGTAAGTGAGAGCGGGTGTTTTATTCACTATAGAAGCTGGTTTTTTAGCTTCAACTGAAGGCTCTTTAGACTCGGCTTGTGTCTCAACTTTTGCCTTAGCTTCTTGCTCAGCTTTTTCCTTCAGTGGGGTATCTTCTTCCTCTGCTGGCTCCGCCACTGATTCCGCTAACAGGTGACCATCGTTGCTGTAGAGCTGTGCGGAACTAACAAGCTCGGCTGCGGCCAGCTCTGTGACTAAGCGCTGCGCTTTGGTAGTGTCGTCGGCCAAGAGGGCGCGCACGGCTGCAGGCTCTGCATAATCTACCAAGGGTTTGGCTAAGGCGTGCTGGGGTAAGGTTTGCCATGCGTAGCCTAATTTTGCGACCTGCAACCCTTGCCAAGCGGTGAGCAGCAACAGTAATAAAACCAGCAGCCAGAGCCGCAGTTTAGGGCGAGATAAATGAGGGTAGTGCAGTCTTTTCCACATAGGCCGCAATATTGTCTCTTGCTTGGTCAAAAAGCAATACGCTACCCTAGCGCTAAGTCTTAGTGAGTAAGGATAAGTTAAGTGACACTGTTAATGGATGTTTTGCCCGAGCAGTTAGGGGAATGGACTGACGCATTATCTGGCCAATCTTATGTTTGGCAGGCTGGAACGCTCGTGTCCGGTCAGTTAGATGCACCAAAAGGGCACTTAGTGCTGCTTGCTGAGCAACTGACTAAGTCTGCGTTACAGCAAAGCTTGCAGGTATTGGACGCCGCCGGCGTGCGCGTTGAAGTGGCTAGCCTCAAGCGTATTGCCGAGCGTGAGGTATTAAATTTGCGTTTATCTGCTTGGTCGCCGGAGTTGAAAGCGCATTTACAAGAAATTGCCACCAGCTGGGATATCGCCTGTGTGCCGGCTTTGCCTAATGGCGCACAGCCCGGTTTAGTGCTGATGGACATGGACTCCACTGCTATTCAGATTGAGTGCATTGATGAGATAGCGCTGTTGGCTGGTGTGGGTGAAGAAGTGGCGGCGGTAACGCGTGCGGCCATGGAAGGGGCGCTGCCGTTTTCTGAAAGTTTACGTCGTCGGGTCGGCGCATTAGCCGGTGCCGATGCGGCAATTATCGACCAAGTGATCGCTAAGATGCCCTTAATGCCCGGTTTGCTGACGCTGGTGGCAGGCTTAAAAGCCATGGGGTGGAAAGTGGCTTTGGCGTCTGGCGGCTTTACGCCTTTTACTGGTCACCTTCGTCAAACCTTAGGCTTGGATGCAGATTTTGCTAATACCTTAGAAATTAAAGACGGGCGTTTTACCGGTAAGGTGCTGGGCGATATTGTGGACGCCGAGGCCAAAGCGCGCATTTTGTGTGAGCTGGCCGAGCGCTATGATATACCGCTCAGCCAGACGGTGGCGGTGGGTGATGGCGCCAACGACTTACTGATGCTGGCTCAAGCCGGATTAGGTGTGGCGCTGCATGCTAAGCCTTTAGTGCAAGAGCAAGCGCCAGTATGCTTAAACCTGCTTAGCTTGGAAGGGGTGTTGGGCTTAGTACAGACTGCTTAACCGCAGCTTTACGTCGTACCGCTTCGGTAATATCAAATACCTGGCTCAGAGCAGATAACTCGGCTAACTGTTGTTCCAGTTGCTGAGTTTTATATAAAGAGGTCTGAGTCAGGGTGTTCCATTCTGGTACCAGATGTTCAAGCTGGCGCAATTGTAAGCGGTTGATGACCACTAAACTCACGTTCAGCTGCTGGCTGTGGCGCGGGTTGAGTAAAAAAGCCTGACGCTTAGGCTCAGGATCGATCAACAACCAGCTCTGTTGGCTAGAGTCTACTGCCTTGGCGGTCCAAATCTCATAGCTATGATGACTGCGGCCATCGGGGCGTAATAATTTAGTGTAAATAGACTGCCACTGCTGGCGGGATATTAAGCGACTAAAATGTGCCTGCTGAAATTCATTCGATAAAAAGCTCATCAAGCTCTGTTGTAATAAGCAGGCGATGGCTCCTTGCAGGTAAAAGCCGCCGTCGTTTCGGCCCAGCACAAAGGTGGGTGAAGGCGGTTGCTGCAAGGTTTGTCGGGTCAACCAGGTTAACCAAGCCGGCGTATGGTGGGTATTGGGCCGCGCCCTGAGCTTGTCTTGGTTTTGTTCGAGTAAGGCGTTAAAAAACTGATAGCCCGCGTGGCTTTCTTCCGCGCCTTCAATACGCAAGTGCACCACTTTGCCATTGCCACTCACATTCACCACCCGATAGGGCAGCCCTTTAAGCTTCCATTCGCGGCTGCGTTGATTAAGCTCCGTCAGATGCACCTGTACTAAACAAGGGATATCGAGGCGTATCGGCTCGGCTAATACCAGCTTAAGGCCACTATTAGAGAGATCTTCCGTTTCACCCATCAGCACTTTATTGCCAACACTCAGCTCCATGGTGCTTTGCAGTTTAAAGCGCGCTTCTCGCCGCTTTGATGCCTGACGACCCAAGGGCGTAACCGTGGCTTGATGCAGGCTGGCTGGCACCATAAAAGGGGCCAGTTGCTTAAGCGTACTGTCGATGGGCCACTGAGATTGGGGGGCGGGAATGGGCGTGAGCCACAGCTGCCACTTTAGTTGCTGTAAATGGCGCACCCCTTGAGCGTCTAGTGCGCCCGTGGCCTGATCCCCATAATGCAGTGGGCGTATGCTCAGGTAATAGCAAGTTAAGGTGTTGGCCCGTATGCCTTCATTAATAAAAGCGGCATAGGCGTGATGCTTAATGAGTTCATCTTGATTGGCGACAAAATAATAGGGCTGCTGGGCGCCGGAGTGGCAAAAACTGTACAGCAGGCTGGGCTTATCGGCCTGTTTAGCTAAATGCAGCACCCGCTCGGGTGATAGTAATGTTGGCAGCAAATCGCCGGGCTTGGCTTGTTGCCAAGCACTCAGGGTTTTAGCGCTATGGCGATTGGTTAATAGATGCTGCAGCTTGCCCTCGCCATCAAAGAACAACGAGCAGCTTAAACTGGTTTCTAATAGCGCCTGGCCCCAACATTGGAATTTGACTGTTGCGTATAAATCTTCGGCGTCTAAGCCATAGCGAGGCCGATTCTGCTCAATAAAAGCGGCAATGGCCTGCTGCCAATCGGCATCCTCTTCCACTCTTTGCATCTTGAGACGGTTTAGCTCGCCTGCGTCTTGGCGCACCCGATAACGCTTAGGAGCAGCCAAACATGCTAATCCTGTCTGCTTGGCTAATTCAGGGAAACTGATTGCCACTTCTTCTGGCAAACGCGGCGCGTCTTGCAACTGGACTAATAAGCCGGCGGGGGAAATATCCAAGGTATTACCTTGCAGCACTTGCCCATTATCTAACTGCAAACACACAGGGGTGACGAAGCGCAGTCGGCTTTCTTTACGTTGCAAGCCCAAAGAGGGCAGATGCCAAGGCACGGTATTAAATTGCGCGGGTAATTTACGCAGTGTCGCTAATTCGGCCAGTAAAGATTCATACAAGCCTCTGGTGTATTCGCCGCTGTACCCTTGCAGTAGGTTTTGAAAGCGGGTGACCAGATGCTCGGGCAGTTGGTGATCCAGCCCTTGATGGCGGAATAAATGGCAGAGGCCAGGAAATAGGCTGCGTAAATCCAGTACTCGCAGGCAAGGGGAGGTTAAACGACGCACTTCAGCTTGCAACTGAAAACGAATGTCCTCGTCGGCCTCGGGCAACATAGTGTCGAGTAAGCCATCAAGATCGTATTGGTAACTTAGCGGTACCAGTTTATTGAGCAGAGTTTTATATGCGCTGAGATCCATCTTGGCCTAGCTTGGGGTTGAGTGGCTGAAAAACTTAGGCCAGTATAACAGCTCAATATTAAATGAGTGAGTGTGCATGGCCAAGTCTAAAACGGCGTTTGTTTGCGGTGAATGTGGGGGCGAATATCCGCGCTGGCAGGGCCAGTGTACGGAATGCAAAGAGTGGAATACCATCACCGAAATTCGCTTAGCACCCGCCACGGCGGCGGCCAGTCGTAATAGCCGCTTTGTCGGTTATGCGGGCACGCAAGACAATAAAGTACAAACCCTAGACCAAGTGGCACTCACCGAACTGCCGCGCATTCCCAGCGGTTTTAGTGAGCTAGACCGCGTATTAGGCGGCGGCATGGTGCCCGGCTCGGCCATTCTGATTGGCGGCAGCCCAGGTGCGGGTAAGAGTACGCTGTTATTACAAGTGATGTGTGGCTTGGCCAGCCGCATGAAAACCCTCTATGTGACTGGTGAAGAATCACTGCAACAGGTGGCTATGCGCGCCCAGCGTTTAGGGCTGCCGCGAGATCAGCTGCGCATGTTGTCGGAAACCAGCGTCGAGCAAATTTGTCATATCGCGCGGGAAGAAAAGCCAGCGGTGATCGTTATCGACTCCATTCAAGTGATGCACGTGGAGGGGGTAGCTTCATCCCCAGGTTCGGTCAGCCAAGTGCGTGAAGCGGCGGCACAACTCACCCGTTATGCCAAGCAGCACGGCGTGGTGGTGTTGATGGTGGGGCACGTCACCAAAGACGGCGCCTTGGCGGGACCAAAAGTGTTAGAGCACTGTATCGACTGCTCCATTATGTTGGACGGTGCCAATGACAGCCGTTTTCGCATGCTGCGCAGCCATAAAAACCGTTTCGGTGCCGTGAATGAGTTGGGCGTGTTTGCCATGACCGAAACCGGCTTAAAAGAGGTCAGCAACCCGTCAGCCATTTTCTTAAGTCGCGGCGAAGAGCAAACCACAGGCTCAGTGGTGATGATTATTTGGGAAGGCACGCGGCCCTTGCTGGTGGAGCTGCAAGCGCTGGTGGATTATTCTCAATTAGGTAATCCGCGTCGCGTCACCGTGGGCTTGGAGCAAAATCGACTGTCGATGCTGTTGGCGGTGTTGCATCGCCACGGTGGTTTGCAAATGGCAGATCAAGATGTGTTCGTTAACGTGGTGGGCGGGGTGCGGGTGGAAGACACCAGTGCCGACTTAGCCTTATTACTGGCCTTGGTGTCGAGCTTTCGCGATAAGGCGCTGCCTAAAGAGCTAGTGGTCTTTGGCGAAGTGGGCTTGTCGGGCGAAATTCGGCCCGTGCCATCGGGTCAAGAACGACTCATGGAAGCAGCCAAACATGGCTTTACCCGCGCGATTATCCCTTGGGCGAATCGGCCAAAGCATTCGCCACCCGGCATGGAAGTGATAGCCGTGAAGAAATTAGAAGAAGCGTTAGAAGCGTTGTAGCAAACAAGGTGGGGAGTAATACACAGTTGTAAGTTCACAGCTGTGATTTATATGTAGGGTCGAATTTATTCGACCTCTTTTAAGGTGTGCCATATTTGGGCCAAACGCTATGCTCCATATATTCGGCCTGTGCATCAGATTCGGCGCTGCCGCCGGTGTTTGTATTGTTCCCGGGCGGGTTATGTTTCTCTACCTGCTTGGATGTTGTCTCTTCATCCCTCACTTTTACACATCAAGTAACTCTTCAAATTGGCGCCGCAAGAGCGCTTCATCGCCTAGGTTTAACTCCACTAGGCGGCGTAATTGGCTGGCGCTATTAATGTCGAGCTGTTCGCATTCAATGCCGATGCAGCCGTCTTTATGATAACGCTGCCGCGCTTGCATAATAATTACCTTCTCGTGCCCATCTAAGGACATGCGCAGCTGCAAGGGCGTGCCTGACTCTGCTTGCCAAGGCTCTGTAACGCTTAAGAGCGCCCCGTGCAGTGAAATATCTTGCAGCTGAGTCGGTAGCTGATGGCCGTCGGGAGTAACCAGCCACGCGGGCAGGTTAAACCCGATGCGTGTAAATGCTCTGCGCTCGGCCATATCGCTCTCCTGATCAAGCAGGTTCGTTAATACTCAGGTGATTAAGCAGTGAGACGGCAAATACCAATCGGTCTTCAAGGCTAAATCGCTCTTCTAACATTTCGCCTAGCATGCTGAGATCTTGATCTAACTCTAGCAGTACTTCGTCGTTGTCAACTTGGGCGTATTTATCGTGAAAGTCGAGCGCCAGTACCGAGCTTTTCTTCAGGCGCAGATAAATACGTTCCGCTAAGGTACGGCCATTACCGCGCGCTGCCTCATAAGCTGCCATCACATAGTCATAAATTTCAAAGTGAGCGGCACTGACGTAGTCCACCAATTGACTGCAAAAGTCGGTGAGCTCTTTCGGATCGGGCAGTACTTTTCTATTAGTAGATAAGCGGATGTATTCCACCAGCAAGGCTTGGCGGGCATCCATAAAGGTGTCTAGCGCGTGGTGTTTACCGGCGAGTTTAGCTTTGCTTTGTGCCATTTTCCTGAGCATGATTCCCTCCTTGGGATGACCTGAGCAGGTTGAGAGCTCTACCTTAACGTAAGTTAAAGTTTCCATCGTTCAATAACCTTCGATGACTCCATCATTAAAGAAAAGCGGGCGCGGGGTCAATCGTTTTACAACTAACTTGGGCGCAAGCTCGCGCTAAAAATAAGTTTGTAAGACAGAAATCAGCCTAATGCTTTCGTTACTAACACCCAACTTAACAGTTGCTTACTGGTAGCGTAATACCTGCAAATATGAAACATTAAACGTGTTAATTTAACTAAAATCTTACTCTTTTATAACGTTAAGTACCAGAGTGATTAAAAAGCGCCCAAAGCAAGCGTGTGTAACGTCTGATTGGGGCTTTATGCTATCTGGTGGTACAATAGCGGCATTTGCCACCTGTTTTGGGACGATAGAATGCAACCTTTGAAAAATGATCGTTACTTACGTGCACTGGCCCGCCAGCCCGTAGATTACACCCCTGTTTGGATGATGCGTCAGGCCGGTCGTTATTTGCCTGAGTACAAGGCAACGCGCGCCGAAGCGGGCGATTTTATGGCGTTGTGTAAAAACGCAGAGTTGGCGTGTGAGGTGACCTTACAACCCTTGCGTCGCTTCCCGTTAGATGCGGCGATTCTGTTCTCTGATATTTTGACCATTCCCGATGCCATGGGTTTAGGCTTGTACTTTGAAGCCGGTGAAGGTCCTAAATTTCAGCGTCCTATTAGCTCAATGGCTGATGTGCAAAAACTGGGTATTCCTGATCCAGAAGGCGAACTGCAATATGTAATGAATGCGGTGCGCACCATTCGTCGTGAGCTAAAAGGCGAAGTGCCGCTGATTGGTTTCTCTGGCAGCCCTTGGACGCTGGCCACCTATATGGTGGAAGGCAGTGGTTCTAAGACGTTCATGAAAACCAAAGGCATGATGTTTTCTGATCCGAAAGCCATGCACTTGTTGCTGGACAAGTTAGCAGACAGCGTGACCAGCTACTTGAACGCGCAAATTGCGGCCGGTGCTCAGTCGTTGATGATTTTCGATACTTGGGGCGGCATTTTAAGCACCCGCGATTACAACGAGTTTTCACTGCAATACATGGCGAAAATCGTGGACGGTTTAGTGCGTGAAAGCGACGGTCGCCGAGTGCCCGTTACCCTGTTTACCAAAAATGGTGGTCAGTGGTTAGAGGCGATTGCCGCTACCGGTTGTGACGGTATTGGTTTGGATTGGACCATCGACATGGCAGACGCTAAGCGTCGCGTAGGTGATAAGGTTGCACTGCAAGGCAACATGGACCCATCCATGCTGTATGCGCCTATTCCGCGCATCGAGCAAGAAGTTGCTTCTATCCTAGAGAGCTTTGGTGAAGGTCCAGGTCATGTCTTTAACTTAGGTCATGGCATTCACTTGGACGTAGATCCTGAGCATGCGGGCGCCTTTATCGATGCAGTGCATCGCATCTCTCGTCCGTACCACGCTAAGTAAGTCATGCCTCGTTCGCTAACCTAGAACGCAGCCAATAAAAAAAGCGCCTTAACGGCGCTTTTTTTATGGAAAATGTAAGGTGTAAATAGTGAGGTGTGAGGAGCAAACAGAACATCGAATCTTCAGGCTCGTGTTTACGCCTCACGCCTTACATCTCACTCTTTACGTTAATCCTATTTATCCCAATTCTTTCTGATATTTGTCTATGGTCGCCAAAAAAGTGCGTTTGCTCTGGCCAGATAAACCTTCAGCCATTGGCAGTTTTACTTGCATGGCATCCACGGCACGGTTATTGACGTGGAACTCATAATGCAAGTGCGGGCCAGTAGAGCGACCAGTATTGCCGGATAAACCAATGCGCTGGCCACGGCGTACCGTATCACCCTGTTTGACCAAAAACTTACTCAAGTGCAAAAAGCGCGTGGTGTACTGGCGGCCATGGCGGATCACTATGTAGTTACCCGCTAACGGGTGATACACGGCTTTAACTACCACGCCGTCGCCTGGGGCTACGACTGGGGTACCCGTTGGCACTGCAAAGTCGGTGCCTTTGTGGGCTGTAACTCGGCCTGTAATCGGATGCTTACGGCTTAGGTTAAAGGTGGAGCTAATACGTGGCGTGCGCTCCAGCGGAATACGAATAAAACCCCGCTCTAAGCTTTCGCCTTTGCTGTCGTAAAACTTACCGTCTTCATGGCGAAAGGCGTAAAAAGTACGGCCTTTATTGGTAATTTCTACCGCTTGTAGCTCAGATTTACCAGTGCTTTTGCCTTGTACAAATTCACGCTGTACCAAAACTTTAAAGCTGTCGCCTTGGCGCAAGTCCCGAGCAAAGTTGAGCTGCCATTGGAATAAGTTAGCAACATGCTGAATTTGTGATGCGGATAAACCTGCATCGCGGGCACTTAAATAAAAGCTGCCTTTGATCACGCCTTTTAAAGCGCGACTTTCCCAGTTACTGGTTTCGGTTTTAACTCTGCTTTTA is a window of Oceanisphaera sp. IT1-181 DNA encoding:
- a CDS encoding PilZ domain-containing protein, translating into MDLSAYKTLLNKLVPLSYQYDLDGLLDTMLPEADEDIRFQLQAEVRRLTSPCLRVLDLRSLFPGLCHLFRHQGLDHQLPEHLVTRFQNLLQGYSGEYTRGLYESLLAELATLRKLPAQFNTVPWHLPSLGLQRKESRLRFVTPVCLQLDNGQVLQGNTLDISPAGLLVQLQDAPRLPEEVAISFPELAKQTGLACLAAPKRYRVRQDAGELNRLKMQRVEEDADWQQAIAAFIEQNRPRYGLDAEDLYATVKFQCWGQALLETSLSCSLFFDGEGKLQHLLTNRHSAKTLSAWQQAKPGDLLPTLLSPERVLHLAKQADKPSLLYSFCHSGAQQPYYFVANQDELIKHHAYAAFINEGIRANTLTCYYLSIRPLHYGDQATGALDAQGVRHLQQLKWQLWLTPIPAPQSQWPIDSTLKQLAPFMVPASLHQATVTPLGRQASKRREARFKLQSTMELSVGNKVLMGETEDLSNSGLKLVLAEPIRLDIPCLVQVHLTELNQRSREWKLKGLPYRVVNVSGNGKVVHLRIEGAEESHAGYQFFNALLEQNQDKLRARPNTHHTPAWLTWLTRQTLQQPPSPTFVLGRNDGGFYLQGAIACLLQQSLMSFLSNEFQQAHFSRLISRQQWQSIYTKLLRPDGRSHHSYEIWTAKAVDSSQQSWLLIDPEPKRQAFLLNPRHSQQLNVSLVVINRLQLRQLEHLVPEWNTLTQTSLYKTQQLEQQLAELSALSQVFDITEAVRRKAAVKQSVLSPTPLPS
- the radA gene encoding DNA repair protein RadA, whose translation is MAKSKTAFVCGECGGEYPRWQGQCTECKEWNTITEIRLAPATAAASRNSRFVGYAGTQDNKVQTLDQVALTELPRIPSGFSELDRVLGGGMVPGSAILIGGSPGAGKSTLLLQVMCGLASRMKTLYVTGEESLQQVAMRAQRLGLPRDQLRMLSETSVEQICHIAREEKPAVIVIDSIQVMHVEGVASSPGSVSQVREAAAQLTRYAKQHGVVVLMVGHVTKDGALAGPKVLEHCIDCSIMLDGANDSRFRMLRSHKNRFGAVNELGVFAMTETGLKEVSNPSAIFLSRGEEQTTGSVVMIIWEGTRPLLVELQALVDYSQLGNPRRVTVGLEQNRLSMLLAVLHRHGGLQMADQDVFVNVVGGVRVEDTSADLALLLALVSSFRDKALPKELVVFGEVGLSGEIRPVPSGQERLMEAAKHGFTRAIIPWANRPKHSPPGMEVIAVKKLEEALEAL
- the serB gene encoding phosphoserine phosphatase SerB, giving the protein MLMDVLPEQLGEWTDALSGQSYVWQAGTLVSGQLDAPKGHLVLLAEQLTKSALQQSLQVLDAAGVRVEVASLKRIAEREVLNLRLSAWSPELKAHLQEIATSWDIACVPALPNGAQPGLVLMDMDSTAIQIECIDEIALLAGVGEEVAAVTRAAMEGALPFSESLRRRVGALAGADAAIIDQVIAKMPLMPGLLTLVAGLKAMGWKVALASGGFTPFTGHLRQTLGLDADFANTLEIKDGRFTGKVLGDIVDAEAKARILCELAERYDIPLSQTVAVGDGANDLLMLAQAGLGVALHAKPLVQEQAPVCLNLLSLEGVLGLVQTA
- the mepM gene encoding murein DD-endopeptidase MepM, which produces MNFLRPIQTKLQGMPTQLPKKHLYGIVLLSTLTLTTAIMLPSAQNILEQPNKLSLPNNLRLSSGAIKTQVDNTEFYTLSDDDLGPVESVDALDELASTEPEWQQYTVQNGDTLSTIFNGLGLPLATMYKLLEADKSRVLDGLKPRQNLSMLIDSENLLLEFKIKQDLLHTRTFTRDGDGYKSRVKTETSNWESRALKGVIKGSFYLSARDAGLSASQIQHVANLFQWQLNFARDLRQGDSFKVLVQREFVQGKSTGKSELQAVEITNKGRTFYAFRHEDGKFYDSKGESLERGFIRIPLERTPRISSTFNLSRKHPITGRVTAHKGTDFAVPTGTPVVAPGDGVVVKAVYHPLAGNYIVIRHGRQYTTRFLHLSKFLVKQGDTVRRGQRIGLSGNTGRSTGPHLHYEFHVNNRAVDAMQVKLPMAEGLSGQSKRTFLATIDKYQKELG
- the deoD gene encoding purine-nucleoside phosphorylase translates to MATPHINAERGDFADTILMPGDPLRAQYIADTFLTDVKQVNEVRNMLGFTGRYKGRAVSVMGHGMGIPSVSIYAKELITEFGVQTLIRVGSCGAVRDDVQLRDLVIGLGASTDSKVNRMRFMDHDLAALADFDLVSNAVAAAKTCQVPVKVGNLFSADLFYSPQPELFELMKQYGILGVEMEAAGLYGVAAQYGARAVTLCTVSDHILRKEALSSMDRQNTFNDMIEVALESVLLGNAV
- the hemE gene encoding uroporphyrinogen decarboxylase; this encodes MQPLKNDRYLRALARQPVDYTPVWMMRQAGRYLPEYKATRAEAGDFMALCKNAELACEVTLQPLRRFPLDAAILFSDILTIPDAMGLGLYFEAGEGPKFQRPISSMADVQKLGIPDPEGELQYVMNAVRTIRRELKGEVPLIGFSGSPWTLATYMVEGSGSKTFMKTKGMMFSDPKAMHLLLDKLADSVTSYLNAQIAAGAQSLMIFDTWGGILSTRDYNEFSLQYMAKIVDGLVRESDGRRVPVTLFTKNGGQWLEAIAATGCDGIGLDWTIDMADAKRRVGDKVALQGNMDPSMLYAPIPRIEQEVASILESFGEGPGHVFNLGHGIHLDVDPEHAGAFIDAVHRISRPYHAK
- the rsd gene encoding sigma D regulator, with product MLRKMAQSKAKLAGKHHALDTFMDARQALLVEYIRLSTNRKVLPDPKELTDFCSQLVDYVSAAHFEIYDYVMAAYEAARGNGRTLAERIYLRLKKSSVLALDFHDKYAQVDNDEVLLELDQDLSMLGEMLEERFSLEDRLVFAVSLLNHLSINEPA
- a CDS encoding PilZ domain-containing protein — its product is MAERRAFTRIGFNLPAWLVTPDGHQLPTQLQDISLHGALLSVTEPWQAESGTPLQLRMSLDGHEKVIIMQARQRYHKDGCIGIECEQLDINSASQLRRLVELNLGDEALLRRQFEELLDV